One Tenrec ecaudatus isolate mTenEca1 chromosome 12, mTenEca1.hap1, whole genome shotgun sequence DNA segment encodes these proteins:
- the LOC142422430 gene encoding neurophysin 2-like, with translation MSSCVLSACFLGLLALTSACYFTNCPRGGKRAIVDMELRQCLPCGPGGKGRCFGPSICCGDELGCFMGTVEALRCQEENYLLSPCQSGQKPCGNGGRCAAAGLCCSPEGCVAEPECLEAAGSRLQVRASDLSNATQLDSLLRLVQLAARREPEEPKPGVY, from the exons ATGTCCAGCTGCGTGCTGTCCGCCTGCTTCCTTGGCCTGCTGGCCCTCACCTCTGCCTGCTATTTCACGAACTGCCCAAGGGGCGGCAAGAGAGCCATCGTGGACATGGAGCTGAGACAG TGCCTCCCCTGCGGCCCAGGTGGCAAGGGCCGCTGCTTCGGGCCCAGCATCTGCTGCGGGGATGAGCTGGGCTGCTTCATGGGCACGGTCGAGGCGCTGCGCTGCCAGGAGGAGAACTACCTGCTGTCGCCCTGCCAGTCTGGCCAGAAGCCCTGCGGGAATGGGGGTCGCTGTGCTGCCGCTGGCCTCTGCTGCAGCCCAG AGGGCTGTGTGGCTGAGCCTGAGTGCCTGGAGGCAGCGGGCAGTCGCCTTCAAGTCCGCGCCAGCGACCTGAGCAACGCGACTCAGCTGGACTCACTGCTGAGGCTGGTGCAGCTGGCAGCAAGACGCGAACCTGAGGAGCCCAAACCAGGGGTCTACTGA
- the LOC142422429 gene encoding oxytocin-neurophysin 1-like — MSNCVLSACFLGLLALTSACYFTNCPKGGKRSIMDMELRQCLPCGPGGKGRCFGPNICCGDELGCFVGTAEALRCQEENYLLSPCQSGQKPCGNGGRCAAAGFCCSPEGCVAQPECSKAGDQSKATQLDTPTGA, encoded by the exons ATGTCCAACTGCGTGCTGTCTGCCTGCTTCCTCGGCCTGCTGGCCCTCACCTCTGCCTGCTATTTCACGAACTGCCCAAAGGGCGGCAAGAGATCCATCATGGACATGGAGCTGAGACAG TGCCTCCCCTGCGGGCCAGGCGGCAAGGGGCGCTGTTTCGGACCCAACATCTGCTGCGGGGATGAGCTGGGCTGCTTCGTGGGCACGGCCGAGGCGCTGCGCTGCCAGGAGGAGAACTACCTGCTGTCGCCCTGCCAGTCTGGCCAGAAGCCCTGCGGGAACGGGGGTCGCTGCGCCGCTGCTGGCTTCTGCTGCAGCCCAG AGGGCTGCGTGGCCCAGCCTGAGTGCTCCAAGGCTGGCGACCAGAGCAAAGCGACTCAGCTGGACACGCCCACCGGTGCTTGA